Sequence from the Luteibacter aegosomaticola genome:
GATAACCGCGTCTAGGGCTTAACGACAATGGTGAAGCGAGTCTGTGAAACGACGCAGCTCAGACGCGTTCCCAGCCATTTTCAGAATAAACGGGTCTTCACGCACGCGGCTAGCCCCCCGACTTGTCATGGTTAAGTTGGCATTATGACACGATGTATACGCCGCGTATCCCTGCGACCGGGCCGGAAGCGTCCGGCAACCTGAACGCATATGCCTAAAAGCGCGTCATTTCGCGCAAAGCGGCCGCCCCGGGCAAGCGCACGAAAAGTCGCGATCTCCCCGTCCACGGTCGGCAACGGCGGCTGAATTCCTATGAAAGAGGTCACAGCAAACGACACGTGAAGGTTGACAATTTTGACCCTCCAGACGGCCCGGGCACGGTCGCTGGCGTGTGCGGGCGGAAAAGCTAGCCTGCGAGCTCGGCCGACTCGGGCCGTGCGCGTCTTGCCGTCATCGTGCTGCCGATCGATGCCAACACGATGAAACCGATCGCGAGCCACTGGTGGCTGGTGAGGTGCTCGCCAAGCAACAGCATGGCCAGGAACGACGCGACCGCCGGCTCGAGACTCACCATGATCCCGAAGGTCTGGCTGGGCAGCCGCTTGAGCGCCATCATTTCCAGGGACATCGGGATAGCGCTCGATACGATCGCGATGCCCACGCCCGCCGCCAGGATCATCGGGTTGAGCAGCTGGGCTCCGGCATGCGCGATACCGAATGGCACCACCACCAGGCTGGCGGCGACGAGGCCAAGGGAGACCGAGTGCCCGGCGTGCAGGTGGCCCGCCTGTTTGCCGAACAGGATGTACAACGCCCAGCAGACCGCGGCACCCAGCGCGAACATGACACCCGTTGGGTCCAGCGTGGATTGCTGGCCCAGCGGCAGCAGCATCGCAAGGCCGACCATGGCGCTGGCGAGCCAGAGGAAATCCACGGGGCGGCGCGAAGAAAGCATGGCCACCGCCAGCGGCCCACTGAATTCGATGGCCACGGCCAGGCCGAACGGGATGGTGCGCAAGGCCATGTAGAACAGCAGGTTCATCACGCCCAGGGTGAGCCCGTAGCGGATGACGAACCCGGCATCGCGCCGGCTAAGCGGCCAGCGCCACGGCCGCCAGAACAGCAACAGCACGATCGCCGAAAAGCCGACGCGCAGGGCCGACGTGCCCTCAGCCCCCACCAGGGGGAAGAGCTTCTTGGCGAATGAGGTGCCGATGCACAACGAGGTGACCGACCCGAGCACGGCAAGCGCGGGTAGCCAGGGGGCTTTCTGGGATTCCATGCCCGAACTCTAGCCGAGAGCCACACGCTCTTGTAGGAGCGAGCAAGCTCGCTCCTACAAGAGCGTGTTTCGTCAGGCGGTGGTCTTGCCGATGGCTTCGAGGTCTTCGAGCACTTCGTGCGGCAGGACGAGGTTCGCGGCGTCGAGGTTCTGGCGCAGGTGGGTGAGCGAGGAGGTGCCTGGGATCAGCAGGATGTTCGGTGAGCGGTGCAGCAGCCAGGCCAGCGCCACCTGCATCGGCGTCTCGTCAAGATGCTTCGCCACGGCCGCGAGCTTGTCGGATTGCAGCGGGCTGAAACCGCCCAGCGGGAAGAACGGCACGTAAGCGATGCCCATCTCGTTCAGCGCATCCACCAGGCCGTCATCGGCGCGCTGCACCAGGTTGTACTGGTTCTGCACGCACACCACCGGCGCAATGCGCTGCGCTTCCTTCACCTGGGCCAGCGTGGCGTTGCTCAGGCCAAGATGGCGGATGAGGCCCTGCTGCTGCAGCTCGGCCAGCGCGGTGAACTGCTCCTCGATCGAGCCTTCCTTCGGCGCATGGATATCGCCCATGAGACGCATATTCACCACGTCGATCACGTCCACACCCAGGTTGCGCAGGTTGTCGTGCACGGCGGCCTTCAGCTCGGCCGGCTTCTGCGCCGGGTTCCACGAGGCATCGTCACCACGGGTGGCCCCAACCTTGGTCACGATGGTCAGGTCATCCGGGTACGGGCTCAGCGCCTCGCGAATCAGCTTGTTGGTGACGTGCGGGCCGTAGAAGTCGCTGGTGTCGATGTGGTTCACGCCCGAGTCGATCGCCTCGCGGAGCACGGCAAGCGCGGTGGCGTGATCCTTCGGCGGGCCAAACACGCCCGGGCCAGCCAGCTGCATGGCGCCGTAACCGAT
This genomic interval carries:
- a CDS encoding aldo/keto reductase family oxidoreductase, with translation MTDISKSGSWTLGDRKVHRIGYGAMQLAGPGVFGPPKDHATALAVLREAIDSGVNHIDTSDFYGPHVTNKLIREALSPYPDDLTIVTKVGATRGDDASWNPAQKPAELKAAVHDNLRNLGVDVIDVVNMRLMGDIHAPKEGSIEEQFTALAELQQQGLIRHLGLSNATLAQVKEAQRIAPVVCVQNQYNLVQRADDGLVDALNEMGIAYVPFFPLGGFSPLQSDKLAAVAKHLDETPMQVALAWLLHRSPNILLIPGTSSLTHLRQNLDAANLVLPHEVLEDLEAIGKTTA
- a CDS encoding EamA family transporter, yielding MESQKAPWLPALAVLGSVTSLCIGTSFAKKLFPLVGAEGTSALRVGFSAIVLLLFWRPWRWPLSRRDAGFVIRYGLTLGVMNLLFYMALRTIPFGLAVAIEFSGPLAVAMLSSRRPVDFLWLASAMVGLAMLLPLGQQSTLDPTGVMFALGAAVCWALYILFGKQAGHLHAGHSVSLGLVAASLVVVPFGIAHAGAQLLNPMILAAGVGIAIVSSAIPMSLEMMALKRLPSQTFGIMVSLEPAVASFLAMLLLGEHLTSHQWLAIGFIVLASIGSTMTARRARPESAELAG